One genomic region from Chthonomonas calidirosea T49 encodes:
- a CDS encoding ArsR/SmtB family transcription factor translates to MPTHLKRSLEEISCEVYNSDPTRVRRVAKVMPSEETSDEAARQLKAVADPVRLRILYALSKEPLCVCELSVLLNMSMPAVSHHLRILLSAGLLKVRKEGKFACYHLRDSHFARTMLQPILRSLSQKEEA, encoded by the coding sequence ATGCCGACACATCTGAAGCGTTCCCTTGAAGAGATCTCCTGCGAGGTCTATAATAGCGACCCAACGCGCGTGCGGCGTGTCGCAAAGGTTATGCCGTCAGAAGAGACTTCGGACGAGGCCGCTCGCCAGCTGAAGGCCGTGGCCGACCCCGTGCGCCTGCGCATTCTCTATGCCCTCTCCAAAGAGCCGCTCTGTGTTTGCGAGCTGAGTGTCCTGCTCAACATGTCCATGCCGGCCGTATCGCATCACTTACGTATCTTGCTTTCCGCCGGGCTTCTGAAAGTGCGCAAGGAGGGAAAATTCGCCTGCTATCATCTGAGAGATAGCCATTTTGCGCGTACGATGCTGCAACCGATCCTGCGGTCGCTCTCACAGAAGGAGGAAGCCTAG
- a CDS encoding mercuric transporter MerT family protein has product MKKMGFLVGAVLTALAASACCVLPALLGAIGAGTAAGFGAVLTPYRPYFIALTLLFLGTGFYFAYRSEPSEEGSCCATDSPTGRLRLSRKISRFILWGVTALVLATILYPWLSEEKLRRENQQAQIAFSQDTSRSAATTAVFTVKELDCAACALRIQQALTHLKGVYAVRTDLKTRRVTVLYNPKQVAPAALQAQLTRQGFTVYGLADSKAKGERCCP; this is encoded by the coding sequence ATGAAAAAGATGGGTTTCCTTGTAGGAGCCGTGCTGACGGCGTTGGCCGCATCCGCCTGTTGTGTGTTGCCGGCACTTCTTGGGGCGATTGGTGCTGGAACGGCTGCCGGCTTCGGGGCTGTGCTGACCCCTTACCGCCCCTACTTTATCGCGCTCACGCTACTGTTCCTCGGAACAGGGTTCTATTTCGCCTATCGCTCCGAACCGAGTGAGGAGGGAAGCTGCTGTGCAACCGATTCCCCAACAGGACGCTTGCGCTTATCCCGCAAAATCTCGCGGTTCATACTTTGGGGGGTTACTGCCCTCGTGCTCGCAACCATTCTCTATCCTTGGCTATCGGAGGAAAAGCTACGTCGGGAAAATCAGCAGGCTCAGATCGCTTTCTCGCAAGACACATCGCGATCTGCTGCTACAACGGCCGTCTTTACCGTTAAAGAGTTGGATTGCGCTGCATGTGCCCTGCGCATTCAGCAAGCGCTGACTCACCTGAAAGGGGTATACGCCGTGAGGACCGACCTTAAAACGCGCCGTGTAACGGTGCTCTACAACCCTAAACAGGTCGCTCCTGCGGCGCTTCAGGCTCAATTGACACGTCAGGGATTTACGGTTTATGGCCTGGCCGATAGCAAAGCAAAAGGGGAGAGGTGTTGTCCATAG
- a CDS encoding VIT1/CCC1 transporter family protein — protein MVKVSPQIENELLTLLRHNWELEMDGYAMYSALAERDRVPERKTIFRKMAEMERRHAEQWAKKLQEMGADVPEEHKGEKHSVHLAFSAGNIQQIILAIEAEERRDIANYLQQMQQIEEETIASILREVVLDEFAQARILRRLYAQSSPRSVLDFLLSKERRATGSWIGDAVYGVNDGLGAIFGIVSGVSGATLGNSKYVLLAGLAGMIASAFSMGAGAYLSAKSEREIYEAEMHREKEAYEAHPEEAKEELAIFYQLKGIPEKDAIKIAEYLAAKPEQFLRTLASEKLNLTDEALSNPIISALSGMLSTAVGAFIPIIPFFFLTGYTAVIVAAIVSMAAHFAVGAAKSLLTVRPWWSSGLEMTIVGALEGLITYIIGIGLGHVGA, from the coding sequence ATGGTTAAGGTCAGCCCCCAAATCGAAAACGAGTTGCTAACCCTTCTCCGTCATAACTGGGAGCTGGAGATGGACGGGTATGCGATGTATTCGGCGCTTGCCGAGCGCGATCGCGTGCCTGAGCGTAAAACGATTTTTCGGAAAATGGCGGAGATGGAGCGCCGCCATGCCGAGCAGTGGGCCAAAAAGCTGCAGGAGATGGGAGCTGACGTTCCCGAAGAGCATAAAGGAGAGAAGCATTCGGTTCACTTAGCCTTTAGCGCCGGTAACATACAACAGATCATTCTGGCCATTGAGGCAGAGGAGCGTCGTGACATTGCCAACTACCTCCAACAGATGCAGCAAATAGAGGAAGAGACAATCGCCTCCATTTTGCGCGAAGTGGTGCTAGATGAGTTTGCCCAAGCCCGTATTCTACGTCGTCTATATGCTCAAAGCAGTCCGCGTTCTGTACTCGATTTTCTTTTGAGCAAAGAGCGTCGCGCTACAGGGAGCTGGATCGGCGATGCCGTTTACGGAGTTAATGACGGGCTTGGGGCTATTTTTGGAATCGTTAGTGGCGTTTCGGGGGCTACTCTAGGCAACAGTAAGTATGTTTTACTAGCCGGCCTAGCCGGTATGATCGCTAGCGCTTTTTCCATGGGTGCTGGAGCCTACCTGTCGGCAAAGAGTGAGCGGGAGATCTATGAAGCGGAGATGCATCGGGAAAAAGAGGCCTATGAGGCGCACCCAGAGGAGGCCAAAGAGGAGTTAGCTATCTTCTATCAACTGAAAGGCATTCCAGAAAAAGACGCCATTAAGATCGCGGAGTATCTGGCGGCTAAGCCAGAGCAGTTTCTGCGCACTCTGGCCTCCGAAAAGCTCAACCTAACGGATGAGGCGCTCTCCAACCCTATCATCTCAGCGTTATCCGGCATGCTCTCTACCGCAGTAGGAGCTTTCATCCCCATTATCCCCTTCTTTTTCCTCACCGGCTACACAGCCGTTATCGTAGCGGCCATTGTCTCAATGGCAGCTCATTTTGCTGTAGGAGCCGCCAAAAGCTTGCTAACGGTGCGCCCCTGGTGGAGTAGCGGCCTGGAGATGACGATCGTGGGCGCTCTTGAAGGCCTCATTACCTATATTATTGGTATCGGACTTGGACATGTCGGCGCTTAG
- a CDS encoding rhamnulokinase — MANAQKYLAFDLGAESGRAVVGLFDGNGLRLEDVHRFPTGGTLVLGTLYWDVLRLFEECKKGLALAVTQFGKDLAGIGFDTWGVDFGLLGRGDVLLGNPRHYRDHGNDGMLDIAFALVPPETIFERTGIQFMQINTLYQLLALKLRKSPWLEAAETLLMMPDLLAFWFTGEKSSEFTIASTSQMVDPRTRQWAYDLLIRLGLPTHLFTTISEPGTQKGVLTQEVAQACGCGAIAVYAPAEHDTGSAVVAVPASDTDFVYLSSGTWSLMGIELPQPLLTEQVRKANFTNEGGVFGTTRLLKNIMGLWLVQECRRAYARRGQDHNYAELTKMAEQAPPFGAFIDPDDPTFLAPTDMVEAIANFCRRTGQNPPEGIGATIRCCLESLALKYRRTLELLDGFRGHPHAIVHVVGGGTQNRLLCQLTADALQRPVIAGPVEATAIGNVLMQAMGRGEIGSLEEARAIVRNSFPLETYSPSAATKDRWEEAYIRFRKLCGIEDS, encoded by the coding sequence ATGGCAAACGCACAAAAATACCTTGCTTTTGATCTGGGGGCCGAGAGTGGCCGGGCCGTTGTAGGGCTTTTTGATGGGAATGGGTTGCGGCTTGAGGATGTGCATCGGTTTCCAACAGGCGGCACGCTGGTGCTCGGAACGCTCTACTGGGACGTGCTGCGTCTCTTCGAAGAGTGCAAGAAAGGGCTTGCGTTGGCCGTGACCCAGTTTGGAAAAGACCTTGCGGGGATCGGCTTTGACACATGGGGAGTGGATTTTGGGCTGCTCGGCCGTGGCGATGTGCTTCTAGGCAATCCGCGCCATTATCGCGACCATGGCAACGATGGCATGCTGGATATCGCCTTCGCCCTTGTGCCTCCAGAAACCATCTTCGAGCGAACCGGCATTCAGTTTATGCAGATCAACACGCTCTATCAGCTCTTGGCGCTCAAACTACGCAAATCGCCTTGGCTTGAAGCCGCAGAAACGCTTCTCATGATGCCCGACCTTCTCGCTTTCTGGTTTACCGGAGAAAAAAGCTCCGAGTTTACCATCGCCTCGACGAGCCAGATGGTGGATCCACGAACTCGACAATGGGCCTACGATCTGTTGATACGGCTCGGTCTACCTACCCACCTCTTTACCACCATCAGCGAGCCAGGGACGCAGAAGGGGGTTCTGACCCAAGAGGTGGCTCAAGCGTGTGGATGCGGAGCGATTGCGGTCTATGCACCAGCAGAGCACGATACCGGTTCCGCGGTCGTTGCCGTGCCGGCCTCCGATACCGACTTCGTCTATCTGAGTAGCGGCACCTGGTCGTTAATGGGCATAGAGCTGCCTCAGCCCTTGTTGACCGAGCAGGTACGCAAGGCAAATTTCACCAACGAGGGAGGGGTATTCGGAACGACGCGACTCCTGAAAAACATTATGGGGCTTTGGCTGGTGCAGGAGTGCCGTCGAGCTTATGCACGCCGCGGGCAAGACCATAACTATGCGGAGCTGACGAAGATGGCTGAACAGGCCCCACCGTTCGGTGCCTTCATAGACCCCGACGATCCCACTTTCTTGGCGCCGACGGATATGGTGGAGGCCATCGCCAATTTCTGCCGGCGAACTGGCCAAAACCCGCCGGAGGGAATCGGAGCTACCATTCGCTGCTGCCTGGAGAGCTTGGCGCTGAAATATCGTCGAACCTTGGAGCTATTAGACGGTTTCCGCGGGCATCCACACGCCATCGTCCATGTGGTTGGGGGTGGCACACAGAACCGTCTACTGTGCCAACTGACTGCCGATGCCCTGCAGCGCCCGGTGATCGCGGGGCCTGTGGAGGCCACCGCCATCGGCAATGTCCTGATGCAGGCGATGGGACGCGGAGAGATCGGCTCGCTGGAGGAGGCACGTGCCATTGTGAGAAACTCTTTCCCGCTGGAGACCTATTCTCCGAGCGCTGCAACCAAAGATCGTTGGGAGGAGGCCTATATCCGCTTCCGCAAGCTCTGCGGCATCGAGGATTCCTAA
- a CDS encoding FliH/SctL family protein, with protein sequence MSAESSRAENPDFQPLTAPRIQGKSRPSPTPVNWFQVLAPKLEVGATVAVEPSSPPPTSGTHVTPFPLRPVEEMAEELRRQQVKVLMEPPEIAQMRQEAEQAAQALLDEAQQKAKLLEEEGYRQGFEKGYYDGKIKGEAEVRAELTRQAEAERQALRQDLQNFVQLVEAQRRRIWEELEPQVVQLVFELARKVIKQEVEASKEVALSVIKNALLRVADSASLCIRVSPRDLETVRSHREELLEMLDHLPHVEIIGDRRVGDGGCIVETPNGNVDARIETQLAELNPLFDVPSPPPSVEEE encoded by the coding sequence ATGTCAGCCGAATCTTCGCGAGCGGAAAACCCCGACTTCCAGCCGCTGACGGCACCTCGCATCCAGGGAAAATCCCGCCCATCCCCCACCCCTGTGAACTGGTTTCAGGTGCTGGCGCCTAAGCTAGAAGTGGGCGCGACCGTGGCCGTTGAACCCTCATCTCCACCACCGACCTCCGGAACGCACGTCACCCCCTTTCCGTTGCGGCCGGTGGAGGAGATGGCCGAAGAGCTGCGACGCCAACAGGTAAAAGTCCTTATGGAACCACCCGAAATCGCCCAGATGCGCCAGGAGGCCGAGCAGGCCGCCCAAGCGCTGCTGGATGAGGCTCAACAAAAAGCCAAACTTTTGGAGGAAGAGGGCTACCGCCAAGGGTTCGAAAAGGGATATTACGACGGCAAAATCAAAGGAGAAGCGGAGGTTCGGGCCGAGCTAACCCGTCAAGCAGAGGCGGAACGTCAAGCATTGCGCCAAGACCTTCAAAATTTTGTTCAATTGGTGGAGGCACAGCGTCGCCGCATCTGGGAGGAACTGGAGCCGCAGGTGGTTCAACTAGTGTTCGAGCTGGCGCGAAAAGTGATCAAGCAGGAGGTAGAAGCCTCTAAGGAGGTGGCGCTATCCGTCATTAAGAATGCGCTGCTGCGGGTAGCCGATAGCGCCTCCCTCTGCATCCGTGTAAGTCCACGCGACCTCGAGACCGTGCGAAGCCACCGTGAAGAACTGCTCGAAATGCTCGATCATCTTCCCCACGTGGAGATCATCGGCGACCGCCGTGTGGGCGATGGTGGGTGCATTGTGGAGACGCCCAACGGTAATGTGGATGCACGCATCGAAACTCAGCTAGCGGAGCTAAATCCTCTCTTCGACGTGCCCTCTCCACCCCCATCCGTGGAGGAAGAATAG
- the fliI gene encoding flagellar protein export ATPase FliI yields MQGKILDLPPIPPNPVNLERYRQRIARFDPVRQNGKVIQVIGLVIESNGPPAMVGELCDIYYDRANLYDPARPPIKAEVVGFRQGRVLLMPIGPMEGIRPGSEVVATRHPLQVMVGEGLLGRMLDGLGRPIDGGAPLDLPSIVPVNANPPNPLTRPRIRDIMQVGVRAIDGCLTLGRGQRVGVFAGSGVGKSTLLGMIARNTNADVNVIALVGERGREVRDFIEESLGTEGLQRSVVVVATSDQPALVRIKAAFVATAIAEYFRDQGAHVLLMMDSITRLAMAQREIGLAIGEPPATRGYTPSVFAMLPRLLERAGTAENGSITGLYTVLVEGDDMNEPVADAVRGILDGHIVLTRELAQRGHYPAIDVLQSVSRVMPQIVSPEHLRAAERLRDTIATYRNAEDLINIGAYVDGSNPKIDRARARIEQANAFLQQRFDETSTLSETLQILLSCFPD; encoded by the coding sequence ATGCAGGGAAAAATCCTCGATTTACCTCCTATTCCCCCAAACCCGGTGAACCTAGAACGCTATCGGCAACGCATTGCGCGCTTCGACCCAGTGCGACAGAACGGAAAGGTGATCCAGGTCATCGGCCTTGTCATCGAGTCCAACGGCCCTCCAGCCATGGTAGGCGAGCTTTGCGACATCTACTACGATCGGGCAAACCTTTACGATCCAGCGCGTCCTCCCATCAAAGCGGAAGTGGTGGGCTTTCGTCAGGGGCGTGTCCTCCTTATGCCTATCGGCCCTATGGAGGGCATTCGCCCCGGCAGCGAGGTTGTGGCGACACGACACCCCCTTCAAGTGATGGTGGGTGAAGGTCTGCTCGGACGTATGTTAGATGGGCTTGGACGGCCTATAGATGGTGGAGCACCTCTTGACCTTCCTTCCATCGTCCCAGTTAACGCGAATCCCCCTAACCCCCTTACGCGCCCACGCATTCGCGACATCATGCAGGTAGGGGTGCGCGCTATAGATGGATGCCTCACCTTAGGAAGAGGCCAACGCGTGGGCGTGTTTGCAGGCTCCGGTGTAGGAAAATCCACCCTGCTTGGCATGATCGCCCGTAACACCAATGCCGATGTCAACGTGATCGCCCTCGTTGGGGAACGTGGACGTGAGGTACGGGACTTCATCGAGGAGAGCTTAGGCACGGAGGGCCTTCAACGGTCTGTGGTGGTCGTGGCCACCTCCGATCAGCCGGCATTGGTGCGCATTAAAGCGGCTTTCGTGGCCACCGCCATCGCCGAGTACTTCCGCGATCAGGGCGCTCATGTTCTTTTAATGATGGATTCGATCACACGTCTTGCCATGGCTCAGCGCGAGATAGGTTTGGCCATCGGGGAACCACCAGCCACACGCGGCTATACCCCCAGCGTTTTTGCCATGCTTCCTCGCCTACTCGAGCGTGCCGGCACGGCAGAAAACGGCAGCATCACAGGGCTCTATACGGTTCTGGTGGAGGGCGACGACATGAATGAACCGGTGGCCGATGCCGTACGCGGTATTCTCGATGGCCATATTGTGCTGACGCGAGAATTGGCCCAACGTGGGCACTATCCAGCGATAGATGTTTTGCAGAGCGTAAGCCGCGTTATGCCACAAATCGTAAGCCCAGAGCATCTTCGGGCAGCGGAACGCCTTCGGGACACCATCGCCACGTATCGCAACGCGGAAGACCTCATCAATATCGGCGCCTATGTGGACGGCAGCAACCCCAAGATCGATCGGGCGCGCGCCCGCATCGAGCAGGCAAACGCCTTTTTACAACAGCGCTTCGACGAGACAAGCACCCTCTCAGAAACCCTACAGATCCTCCTTAGCTGCTTTCCGGACTAG
- the merA gene encoding mercury(II) reductase, with product MPQDHFDLVILGSGSTAFAAALRARELGKRSVMIEERIVGGTCVNRGCLPSKNLIEAARILHEARHPRFPGLQPTTMAFDFKALIAQKDDVVHAYRKKKYTSLLDNSIQIEQGHAQFLDPHTVSVDGKILTGEKILIATGSRPHVPAIQGLQEIPYLTSDLLTADEAQELTQCPRSLLIIGGGYIAVELGQMFRRFGADVTLVERSAQLFPRYEPEVGPTISALLQAEGVRILTGATVESVVQDSEEVVAQIVQRGQKISLHVEKILVATGRTPNTDSIALEKAGVMKNEYGAIPVDEYLCTNVSHIYAAGDVIGNAVGSQMATPVGSQDGGKAAYNAFADPDKRVAVNHRVIPRAVFIDPPLASVGMTEAEVQAAGRRCWCTVVPMELVPRAGAIRNPKGFIKMVADWDTGEVLGVTMIGPSAEEVIHEAAMGLRFHATLHDFIDMLHVYPTMAEALKIAAIARYKDPAKLSCCAE from the coding sequence ATGCCTCAAGACCATTTCGACCTCGTGATCCTTGGCTCGGGCTCTACCGCTTTTGCCGCTGCCTTACGTGCACGCGAGTTGGGGAAACGCTCTGTGATGATCGAAGAGCGAATCGTGGGAGGTACTTGCGTGAATCGAGGCTGCCTTCCATCCAAAAACCTTATTGAGGCCGCACGCATTCTTCACGAAGCCCGTCATCCACGCTTTCCCGGACTGCAACCGACCACAATGGCATTCGATTTTAAAGCGCTCATTGCCCAAAAAGACGATGTAGTACACGCTTATCGGAAGAAGAAGTACACCAGTCTCTTAGACAACTCTATACAGATTGAACAAGGACACGCTCAATTCCTCGATCCGCATACGGTTTCTGTGGATGGAAAAATATTGACAGGAGAGAAAATCCTCATCGCTACCGGCTCTCGACCCCATGTCCCGGCCATTCAGGGCCTTCAAGAGATTCCCTATCTTACCAGCGATCTGTTAACAGCTGATGAGGCACAAGAGCTTACCCAGTGTCCACGCTCGCTCCTAATCATCGGTGGCGGCTATATTGCTGTGGAGTTAGGGCAGATGTTCCGTCGCTTTGGAGCCGATGTGACGCTGGTGGAGAGATCCGCTCAACTTTTCCCACGTTATGAGCCGGAAGTAGGCCCCACTATCTCGGCGCTTCTACAAGCGGAGGGTGTTCGCATACTCACAGGTGCTACGGTGGAATCGGTGGTTCAGGACAGTGAGGAGGTTGTGGCGCAGATCGTGCAGAGGGGACAGAAGATCAGCCTTCATGTTGAAAAAATCCTAGTTGCCACCGGTCGTACTCCCAATACCGATTCAATTGCTCTTGAGAAGGCAGGTGTAATGAAGAACGAGTATGGTGCCATTCCCGTAGATGAATATCTCTGTACCAACGTTTCTCATATCTACGCTGCAGGAGATGTGATCGGAAACGCGGTGGGCAGCCAGATGGCGACCCCTGTTGGTAGTCAGGATGGGGGGAAGGCCGCGTACAACGCTTTTGCCGATCCCGACAAGAGAGTCGCTGTAAATCATAGAGTGATACCGCGCGCCGTCTTCATCGATCCCCCTCTTGCCAGTGTCGGTATGACAGAGGCGGAGGTACAAGCCGCAGGTCGTCGTTGCTGGTGCACTGTGGTGCCAATGGAGCTTGTGCCGCGTGCTGGTGCTATTCGTAACCCAAAAGGGTTTATCAAAATGGTTGCCGATTGGGATACGGGTGAGGTATTGGGCGTCACCATGATCGGGCCTAGTGCCGAAGAGGTCATTCATGAGGCGGCGATGGGGCTGCGCTTCCATGCGACCCTGCATGATTTCATTGACATGCTTCACGTCTATCCGACAATGGCAGAGGCCCTTAAGATCGCGGCGATCGCACGCTATAAAGACCCCGCCAAGCTCTCCTGCTGTGCGGAATAG
- a CDS encoding DNA methyltransferase: protein MEWFLARFFRPKDVILDPFMGSGTTLVQANEMNMHAIGVEISPFNCLIARVKTAKYDIAKACFEILDIEKRTTLFSNALLGSASNDLSLFPEERGGFCREELAALKECLLRECQSEYLHTWFAPRAIGDVVLSSTYS, encoded by the coding sequence GTGGAGTGGTTTCTTGCTCGTTTTTTCCGCCCAAAGGATGTCATCCTAGACCCCTTTATGGGCTCTGGGACCACTTTAGTTCAGGCCAATGAGATGAACATGCACGCCATCGGGGTTGAAATCTCCCCTTTTAACTGCCTGATCGCGCGCGTTAAAACAGCCAAGTACGATATCGCAAAAGCTTGCTTTGAGATCCTCGATATCGAAAAAAGGACAACCCTTTTCTCCAATGCCCTGCTTGGTTCTGCTTCTAACGACCTTTCACTGTTTCCAGAAGAACGGGGTGGTTTTTGTAGGGAGGAGTTGGCAGCACTGAAAGAGTGCTTATTAAGGGAGTGCCAAAGTGAGTATCTACACACATGGTTTGCTCCCCGCGCGATTGGAGATGTCGTACTATCGTCAACTTATTCCTGA